In Sorghum bicolor cultivar BTx623 chromosome 10, Sorghum_bicolor_NCBIv3, whole genome shotgun sequence, one genomic interval encodes:
- the LOC8069358 gene encoding protein transport protein Sec61 subunit gamma has product MDAIDSVVDPLRDFAKDSVRLVKRCHKPDRKEFTKVAARTAIGFVVMGFVGFFVKLIFIPINNIIVGSG; this is encoded by the exons ATGGATGCCATCGACTCCGTGGTGGATCCCCTCCGCGACTTCGCCAAGGACAGCGTCCGCCTCGTCAAGCGCTGCCACAAGCCCGACCGCAAGG AGTTCACCAAGGTGGCGGCGCGGACGGCGATCGGGTTCGTCGTCATGGGCTTCGTCGGCTTCTTCGTCAAGCTCATCTTCATCCCTATCAACAACATCATCGTCGGTTCCGGCTAG